A genomic stretch from Falco cherrug isolate bFalChe1 chromosome 1, bFalChe1.pri, whole genome shotgun sequence includes:
- the QRICH2 gene encoding glutamine-rich protein 2 isoform X1: MASLSLPQLLELAVVNSKGTTVNYDALHRLLEGILRGLGLCELPGQQQGLSPTQPEGAQPAEAPPGLEEAAGGTQARSKGQELPEHLLQKTTSSPRVASAAADVKEVEEGGVSGVSKVLVLFLNLLEEISRVKVAEDIRMIQKALGLEGTGGQSAPAEPQASAVDTLHGASSALGPKEPRTQPAPSTTKGSPQKWAGARSDQARTSDGSTTSPGTQPESPGIQATLAGVQPEASSTQTASLEMQPALQGTQGRGAEVQPGPLCTDPSPQSAKEVSPEATGPAQGMQVDAAGPVAAPSMQPARAGQPAPETSWATAQGLEMPLNIVSPLQEPAMGSHSDHSADTAEALRQVGQLGLLYTSLKEQVAQLEATKAGHGEVEKLSLLFLKEGKESISSVLADLQDQKSSLQGLAGDLQGEKGKIRQLEDVLQKLQEAGSACQEDDKETTLHLETMVRELQQEMRELREQQLTSKATLEQRVTEVAAQLQEQLDKLKAMERGVGQEQAVCPDCNMNASGQLGQLLQCYKKLQEQVNSMSQQAVGKVAQQLPGRSQQDKGLLEHIQANVRQTQEDCDRLSHVTGNLVADCQRKQGDLEVLFQSVERLQRDKAAKEDLALELEVKADKAALAGKVNCTQFESNIERLYETIEEMRSQVTGQGQGWQQVQQQLSELREEMDSKLDCLELGPFQQELENWKRSLKQFKERLLAMPDSGAGIKKQLLVPFSCLSCDRPLSMLVPGLTNPTLPLLPPLPPCPAAYPHTAVKAEGTQQQKHREQKPERQYPTVPRQHGGQHTLGAPLQRSSTLQPHPPSTLRLHKSHTQLPIQVGMTKLGDEVELVGRDGRIYKGRRPLLVDKEGTATSPEQKPAIPYSQPGQAAPGIFIQPLHHKSSSMPAEWDLGFLGKPTPSSRSASSHRQQH; encoded by the exons ATGGCCTCGctcagcctgccccagctgctggagctcgCCGTTGTGAACTCCAAAGGCACGACCGTGAACTACGATGCACTGCACAGGCTGCTGGAGGGCATCCTCAGGGGCCTGGGCCTGTGTgagctgcctgggcagcagcaggggctcaGCCCAACGCAGCCGGAGGGGGCCCAGCCTGCCGAGGCCCCCCCCGGGCTGGAGGAGGCGGCAGGTGGGACCCAGGCCCGGTCCAAGGGCCAGGAGTTGCCGGAGCACCTGCTGCAGAAGACCACCAGCAGCCCCCGGGTCGCCTCTGCAGCCGCTGATGTgaaggaggtggaggaaggCGGTGTGAGCGGCGTCTCCAAG GTCCTGGTGCTCTTCTTGAATCTCCTGGAGGAGATCAGCAGGGTGAAGGTGGCGGAGGACATCAGGATGATCCAGAAGGCACTCGGCTtg gAGGGCACTGGGGGCCAGTCTGCCCCTGCTGAGCCCCAGGCTTCAGCTGTGGACACGCTGCATGGAGCGAGCTCAGCGCTGGGGCCGAAGGAGCCCCGGACACAGcctgcccccagcaccaccaaggGGAGCCCTCAGAAGTGGGCAGGCGCTCGCTCTGATCAAGCAAGGACTTCTGATGGGAGCACCACCTCCCCGGGGACACAGCCAGAGTCCCCTGGGATCCAGGCCACTCTTGCAGGGGTGCAACCAGAGGCCTCCAGCACCCAGACCGCCTCCTTGGAGATGCAGCCAGCACTTCAAGGGACccagggcagaggagcagaggttCAGCCAGGCCCCCTCTGCACGGACCCCAGCCCTCAGAGTGCAAAGGAGGTGTCCCCTGAGGCCACTGGCCCTGCTCAGGGGATGCAAGTTGATGCTGCAGGTCCTGTGGCTGCACCCAGCATGCAGCCTGCCAGGGCCGGACAGCCAGCCCCAGAGACCTCCTGGGCAACAGCCCAGGGCTTAGAGATGCCCCTCAACATTGTGTCCCCCTTGCAAGAGCCAGCGATGGGTTCACACTCTGACCACTCTGCGGACACAGCAGAGGCTCTACGCCAGGTTGGACAGCTGGGCCTCCTCTACACAAGCCTGAAGGAGCAGGTGGCCCAGCTAGAAGCCACCAAGGCAGGACATGGAGAGGTTGAGAAGCTGAGCCTGCTCTTCCTGAAGGAAG GCAAGGAGAGTATCAGCAGCGTCCTGGCGGACCTCCAGGACCAGAAGTCCTCcctgcaggggctggctggTGACCTGCAGGGCGAGAAGGGGAAG AtcaggcagctggaggatgTGCTTCAAAAGCTGCAGGAGGCTGGATCTGCCTGCCAAGAGGATGACAAGGAGACTACACTGCACCTGGA GACCATGGTGCGGGAGCTACAGCAGGAAATGAGGGAGctgagggagcagcagctcacAAGCAAGGCCACGTTGGAGCAGAGGGTGACAGAGgtggctgcccagctgcaggagcag ctggacaAGCTGAAGGCGATGGAGAGGGGcgtggggcaggagcaggcagtgTGCCCCGACTGCAACATGAACGCCagtgggcagctggggcagctcctgcagtgctACAAGAAGCTCCAGGAGCAGGTGAACTCCATGTcacagcaggcagtgggcaAGGTGGCGCAGCAGCTGCCGGGGAGGAGCCAG CAGGAcaaggggctgctggagcacaTCCAGGCCAATGTCAGACAGACGCAAGAGGACTGTGACAGACTGAGCCATGTCACAGGGAATCTCGTAGCTGACTGTCAGCGGAAGCAGGGAGACCTAGAG GTTCTGTTCCAGTCTGTGGAAAGACTGCAGAGGGACAAAGCTGCGAAGGAAGACCTGGCGCTGGAACTGGAAGTG AAAGCAGACAAAGCTGCCCTGGCCGGCAAAGTCAACTGCACACAGTTTGAGTCCAACATAGAGCGACTGTACGAGACCATAGAGGAGATGCGGAGCCAGGTGAcgggccaggggcagggctggcagcaggtccagcagcagctcagtgagCTCCGTGAAGAGATGGACTCCAAG CTGGACTGCCTGGAGCTGGGGCCTTTCCAGCAGGAGCTagagaactggaagagaagCCTGAAGCAGTTCAAGGAGAGGCTACTGGCGATGCCTGACAGCGGAGCTGGGATTAAGAA gcagctgctggtcCCATTTAGCTGCCTGTCCTGTGACCGGCCCCTCAGCATGCTCGTGCCTGGCCT AACGAACCCTAcgctgccactgctgccaccactgcccccctgccccgctgcgTACCCCCATACCGCTGTCAAGGCAGAGGGAACtcaacagcagaaacacag AGAGCAGAAGCCTGAACGCCAGTACCCCACTGTGCCGCGGCAGCATGGTGGCCAGCACACCCTCGGTGCCCCGCTGCAGCGCAGCTCCACGCTCCAGCCTCACCCGCCCAGCACCCTGCGGCTGCACAAGTCCCACACCCAGCTCCCCATCCAGGTAGGGATGACAAAG ctcGGTGACGAAGTGGAgctggtgggccgggatggcCGCATCTACAAGGGCCGGCGGCCTCTACTCGTGGACAAGGAGG GCACCGCCACCTCACCTGAGCAGAAGCCAGCAATACCCTACAGCCAGCCGGGCCAGGCAGCACCGGGAATCTTCATCCAGCCCCTTCACCACAAGTCCAGCAGCATGCCAGCTGAGTGGGACTTGGGGTTCCTGGGCAAACCCACCCCCTCGAGCAGGAGCGCGAGCAGTCACAGGCAACAGCACTAA
- the QRICH2 gene encoding glutamine-rich protein 2 isoform X2 produces MASLSLPQLLELAVVNSKGTTVNYDALHRLLEGILRGLGLCELPGQQQGLSPTQPEGAQPAEAPPGLEEAAGGTQARSKGQELPEHLLQKTTSSPRVASAAADVKEVEEGGVSGVSKVLVLFLNLLEEISRVKVAEDIRMIQKALGLEGTGGQSAPAEPQASAVDTLHGASSALGPKEPRTQPAPSTTKGSPQKWAGARSDQARTSDGSTTSPGTQPESPGIQATLAGVQPEASSTQTASLEMQPALQGTQGRGAEVQPGPLCTDPSPQSAKEVSPEATGPAQGMQVDAAGPVAAPSMQPARAGQPAPETSWATAQGLEMPLNIVSPLQEPAMGSHSDHSADTAEALRQVGQLGLLYTSLKEQVAQLEATKAGHGEVEKLSLLFLKEGKESISSVLADLQDQKSSLQGLAGDLQGEKGKIRQLEDVLQKLQEAGSACQEDDKETTLHLETMVRELQQEMRELREQQLTSKATLEQRVTEVAAQLQEQLDKLKAMERGVGQEQAVCPDCNMNASGQLGQLLQCYKKLQEQVNSMSQQAVGKVAQQLPGRSQDKGLLEHIQANVRQTQEDCDRLSHVTGNLVADCQRKQGDLEVLFQSVERLQRDKAAKEDLALELEVKADKAALAGKVNCTQFESNIERLYETIEEMRSQVTGQGQGWQQVQQQLSELREEMDSKLDCLELGPFQQELENWKRSLKQFKERLLAMPDSGAGIKKQLLVPFSCLSCDRPLSMLVPGLTNPTLPLLPPLPPCPAAYPHTAVKAEGTQQQKHREQKPERQYPTVPRQHGGQHTLGAPLQRSSTLQPHPPSTLRLHKSHTQLPIQVGMTKLGDEVELVGRDGRIYKGRRPLLVDKEGTATSPEQKPAIPYSQPGQAAPGIFIQPLHHKSSSMPAEWDLGFLGKPTPSSRSASSHRQQH; encoded by the exons ATGGCCTCGctcagcctgccccagctgctggagctcgCCGTTGTGAACTCCAAAGGCACGACCGTGAACTACGATGCACTGCACAGGCTGCTGGAGGGCATCCTCAGGGGCCTGGGCCTGTGTgagctgcctgggcagcagcaggggctcaGCCCAACGCAGCCGGAGGGGGCCCAGCCTGCCGAGGCCCCCCCCGGGCTGGAGGAGGCGGCAGGTGGGACCCAGGCCCGGTCCAAGGGCCAGGAGTTGCCGGAGCACCTGCTGCAGAAGACCACCAGCAGCCCCCGGGTCGCCTCTGCAGCCGCTGATGTgaaggaggtggaggaaggCGGTGTGAGCGGCGTCTCCAAG GTCCTGGTGCTCTTCTTGAATCTCCTGGAGGAGATCAGCAGGGTGAAGGTGGCGGAGGACATCAGGATGATCCAGAAGGCACTCGGCTtg gAGGGCACTGGGGGCCAGTCTGCCCCTGCTGAGCCCCAGGCTTCAGCTGTGGACACGCTGCATGGAGCGAGCTCAGCGCTGGGGCCGAAGGAGCCCCGGACACAGcctgcccccagcaccaccaaggGGAGCCCTCAGAAGTGGGCAGGCGCTCGCTCTGATCAAGCAAGGACTTCTGATGGGAGCACCACCTCCCCGGGGACACAGCCAGAGTCCCCTGGGATCCAGGCCACTCTTGCAGGGGTGCAACCAGAGGCCTCCAGCACCCAGACCGCCTCCTTGGAGATGCAGCCAGCACTTCAAGGGACccagggcagaggagcagaggttCAGCCAGGCCCCCTCTGCACGGACCCCAGCCCTCAGAGTGCAAAGGAGGTGTCCCCTGAGGCCACTGGCCCTGCTCAGGGGATGCAAGTTGATGCTGCAGGTCCTGTGGCTGCACCCAGCATGCAGCCTGCCAGGGCCGGACAGCCAGCCCCAGAGACCTCCTGGGCAACAGCCCAGGGCTTAGAGATGCCCCTCAACATTGTGTCCCCCTTGCAAGAGCCAGCGATGGGTTCACACTCTGACCACTCTGCGGACACAGCAGAGGCTCTACGCCAGGTTGGACAGCTGGGCCTCCTCTACACAAGCCTGAAGGAGCAGGTGGCCCAGCTAGAAGCCACCAAGGCAGGACATGGAGAGGTTGAGAAGCTGAGCCTGCTCTTCCTGAAGGAAG GCAAGGAGAGTATCAGCAGCGTCCTGGCGGACCTCCAGGACCAGAAGTCCTCcctgcaggggctggctggTGACCTGCAGGGCGAGAAGGGGAAG AtcaggcagctggaggatgTGCTTCAAAAGCTGCAGGAGGCTGGATCTGCCTGCCAAGAGGATGACAAGGAGACTACACTGCACCTGGA GACCATGGTGCGGGAGCTACAGCAGGAAATGAGGGAGctgagggagcagcagctcacAAGCAAGGCCACGTTGGAGCAGAGGGTGACAGAGgtggctgcccagctgcaggagcag ctggacaAGCTGAAGGCGATGGAGAGGGGcgtggggcaggagcaggcagtgTGCCCCGACTGCAACATGAACGCCagtgggcagctggggcagctcctgcagtgctACAAGAAGCTCCAGGAGCAGGTGAACTCCATGTcacagcaggcagtgggcaAGGTGGCGCAGCAGCTGCCGGGGAGGAGCCAG GAcaaggggctgctggagcacaTCCAGGCCAATGTCAGACAGACGCAAGAGGACTGTGACAGACTGAGCCATGTCACAGGGAATCTCGTAGCTGACTGTCAGCGGAAGCAGGGAGACCTAGAG GTTCTGTTCCAGTCTGTGGAAAGACTGCAGAGGGACAAAGCTGCGAAGGAAGACCTGGCGCTGGAACTGGAAGTG AAAGCAGACAAAGCTGCCCTGGCCGGCAAAGTCAACTGCACACAGTTTGAGTCCAACATAGAGCGACTGTACGAGACCATAGAGGAGATGCGGAGCCAGGTGAcgggccaggggcagggctggcagcaggtccagcagcagctcagtgagCTCCGTGAAGAGATGGACTCCAAG CTGGACTGCCTGGAGCTGGGGCCTTTCCAGCAGGAGCTagagaactggaagagaagCCTGAAGCAGTTCAAGGAGAGGCTACTGGCGATGCCTGACAGCGGAGCTGGGATTAAGAA gcagctgctggtcCCATTTAGCTGCCTGTCCTGTGACCGGCCCCTCAGCATGCTCGTGCCTGGCCT AACGAACCCTAcgctgccactgctgccaccactgcccccctgccccgctgcgTACCCCCATACCGCTGTCAAGGCAGAGGGAACtcaacagcagaaacacag AGAGCAGAAGCCTGAACGCCAGTACCCCACTGTGCCGCGGCAGCATGGTGGCCAGCACACCCTCGGTGCCCCGCTGCAGCGCAGCTCCACGCTCCAGCCTCACCCGCCCAGCACCCTGCGGCTGCACAAGTCCCACACCCAGCTCCCCATCCAGGTAGGGATGACAAAG ctcGGTGACGAAGTGGAgctggtgggccgggatggcCGCATCTACAAGGGCCGGCGGCCTCTACTCGTGGACAAGGAGG GCACCGCCACCTCACCTGAGCAGAAGCCAGCAATACCCTACAGCCAGCCGGGCCAGGCAGCACCGGGAATCTTCATCCAGCCCCTTCACCACAAGTCCAGCAGCATGCCAGCTGAGTGGGACTTGGGGTTCCTGGGCAAACCCACCCCCTCGAGCAGGAGCGCGAGCAGTCACAGGCAACAGCACTAA
- the UBALD2 gene encoding UBA-like domain-containing protein 2 yields the protein MSVNMEELRHQVMINQFVLAAGCAADQAKQLLQAAHWQFETALSAFFQETNIPSSHHPPQMMCTPSNTPATPPNFPDALAMFSKLRTSESLQSSNSPITSMACSPPGSFSPFWASSPPSHQPAWLPPSSPTAHGLHHHLHHPQPAWPPAPPPATPPQKAVATMDGQR from the exons atGTCGGTGAACATGGAGGAGCTGCGGCACCAGGTGATGATCAACCAGTTCGTGCTGGCGGCCGGCTGCGCCGCCGACCAGgccaagcagctgctgcaggcggCCCACTGGCAGTTCGAG ACGGCCCTCAGCGCCTTCTTCCAGGAGACCAAcatccccagcagccaccaccCCCCCCAGATG ATGTGCACCCCCAGCAACACGCCGGCCACGCCACCCAACTTCCCGGATGCCCTGGCCATGTTCTCCAAGCTGCGGACCTCCGagagcctgcagagcagcaacaGCCCCATCACCTCCATGGCCTGCTCCCCTCCGGGGAGCTTCAGCCCCTTCTGGGCCTCCTCGCCCCCCAGCCACCAGCCCGCCTGGCTGCCTCCCTCCTCGCCCACCGCCCACGGCCTCCACCACCATCTGCACCACCCGCAGCCCGCCtggccccctgcccccccacctGCCACCCCCCCACAGAAAGCCGTGGCCACCATGGATGGCCAGAGATAA
- the LOC129735658 gene encoding uncharacterized protein LOC129735658, producing the protein MKGMSAPACSTVPELLDKTADNPKVPPRPETSSDGFEEEGGEKPCDNNTEKSLQEPRHRILSRPEAVAALVRKGRDRIVETDGTEPADISIPFRGDDYEWLLRHSTAIQEALMGYTGVVHNNRPKAPLWKMLEHYQWIARPLRSKRPAEGPTVFTDAGRKMKKAVRVWQSDNQWQKQVITAEPGDNLQTLELKAAVERANRTRKDYLQRQKVSQDTDGELWLDETYYKHLEEASCLLALLLAVDFSPMGCPLAVQHSRGETA; encoded by the exons ATGAAGGGCATGTCCGCCCCTGCGTGTTCGACAGTGCCGGAGCTTTTAGATAAGACAGCGGACAACCCAAAAGTTCCTCCTCGTCCTGAAACATCATCGGATGGGTTTGAGGAAGAAGGCGGGGAGAAACCTTGtgataacaatacagagaaatccttacaggag CCCAGACATCGTATTTTAAGTCGCCCTGAAGCAGTAGCagccttggtgagaaaaggaagagacaggattgttgaaactgatgggactgaaccagcagatatcagtattccaTTCCGTGGTGATGATTATGAATGGCTtctgagacattcaacagccatacaggaagccttgatgggttatacaggtgttgtacacaacaaccggccaaaagcacctctctggaagatgttagaacattaTCAGTGGATTGCGAGACCGTTACGCTCAAAAAGACCAGCTGAAGGGCCAACGGTGTTTACAGATGCAGGacgaaagatgaagaaggctgtgcgtgtttggcaatccgataatcagtggcagaaacaagtgATCACCGCTGAACCAGgggacaaccttcaaaccttagaactgaaagcagctgTTGAAAGGGCAAACCGTACCCGgaaggattatcttcagagacagaaagtatcgCAGGACACAGAC GGGGAGCTGTGGCTAGATGAAACATACTACAAGCACTTGGAAGAAGCCTCGTGTTTGCTAGCCCTTCTTCTTGCGGTGGACTTCAGCCCTATGGGATGTCCACTGGCAGTACAACACAGCAGAGGTGAAACAgcctag
- the QRICH2 gene encoding glutamine-rich protein 2 isoform X3 — MASLSLPQLLELAVVNSKGTTVNYDALHRLLEGILRGLGLCELPGQQQGLSPTQPEGAQPAEAPPGLEEAAGGTQARSKGQELPEHLLQKTTSSPRVASAAADVKEVEEGGVSGVSKEGTGGQSAPAEPQASAVDTLHGASSALGPKEPRTQPAPSTTKGSPQKWAGARSDQARTSDGSTTSPGTQPESPGIQATLAGVQPEASSTQTASLEMQPALQGTQGRGAEVQPGPLCTDPSPQSAKEVSPEATGPAQGMQVDAAGPVAAPSMQPARAGQPAPETSWATAQGLEMPLNIVSPLQEPAMGSHSDHSADTAEALRQVGQLGLLYTSLKEQVAQLEATKAGHGEVEKLSLLFLKEGKESISSVLADLQDQKSSLQGLAGDLQGEKGKIRQLEDVLQKLQEAGSACQEDDKETTLHLETMVRELQQEMRELREQQLTSKATLEQRVTEVAAQLQEQLDKLKAMERGVGQEQAVCPDCNMNASGQLGQLLQCYKKLQEQVNSMSQQAVGKVAQQLPGRSQQDKGLLEHIQANVRQTQEDCDRLSHVTGNLVADCQRKQGDLEVLFQSVERLQRDKAAKEDLALELEVKADKAALAGKVNCTQFESNIERLYETIEEMRSQVTGQGQGWQQVQQQLSELREEMDSKLDCLELGPFQQELENWKRSLKQFKERLLAMPDSGAGIKKQLLVPFSCLSCDRPLSMLVPGLTNPTLPLLPPLPPCPAAYPHTAVKAEGTQQQKHREQKPERQYPTVPRQHGGQHTLGAPLQRSSTLQPHPPSTLRLHKSHTQLPIQVGMTKLGDEVELVGRDGRIYKGRRPLLVDKEGTATSPEQKPAIPYSQPGQAAPGIFIQPLHHKSSSMPAEWDLGFLGKPTPSSRSASSHRQQH, encoded by the exons ATGGCCTCGctcagcctgccccagctgctggagctcgCCGTTGTGAACTCCAAAGGCACGACCGTGAACTACGATGCACTGCACAGGCTGCTGGAGGGCATCCTCAGGGGCCTGGGCCTGTGTgagctgcctgggcagcagcaggggctcaGCCCAACGCAGCCGGAGGGGGCCCAGCCTGCCGAGGCCCCCCCCGGGCTGGAGGAGGCGGCAGGTGGGACCCAGGCCCGGTCCAAGGGCCAGGAGTTGCCGGAGCACCTGCTGCAGAAGACCACCAGCAGCCCCCGGGTCGCCTCTGCAGCCGCTGATGTgaaggaggtggaggaaggCGGTGTGAGCGGCGTCTCCAAG gAGGGCACTGGGGGCCAGTCTGCCCCTGCTGAGCCCCAGGCTTCAGCTGTGGACACGCTGCATGGAGCGAGCTCAGCGCTGGGGCCGAAGGAGCCCCGGACACAGcctgcccccagcaccaccaaggGGAGCCCTCAGAAGTGGGCAGGCGCTCGCTCTGATCAAGCAAGGACTTCTGATGGGAGCACCACCTCCCCGGGGACACAGCCAGAGTCCCCTGGGATCCAGGCCACTCTTGCAGGGGTGCAACCAGAGGCCTCCAGCACCCAGACCGCCTCCTTGGAGATGCAGCCAGCACTTCAAGGGACccagggcagaggagcagaggttCAGCCAGGCCCCCTCTGCACGGACCCCAGCCCTCAGAGTGCAAAGGAGGTGTCCCCTGAGGCCACTGGCCCTGCTCAGGGGATGCAAGTTGATGCTGCAGGTCCTGTGGCTGCACCCAGCATGCAGCCTGCCAGGGCCGGACAGCCAGCCCCAGAGACCTCCTGGGCAACAGCCCAGGGCTTAGAGATGCCCCTCAACATTGTGTCCCCCTTGCAAGAGCCAGCGATGGGTTCACACTCTGACCACTCTGCGGACACAGCAGAGGCTCTACGCCAGGTTGGACAGCTGGGCCTCCTCTACACAAGCCTGAAGGAGCAGGTGGCCCAGCTAGAAGCCACCAAGGCAGGACATGGAGAGGTTGAGAAGCTGAGCCTGCTCTTCCTGAAGGAAG GCAAGGAGAGTATCAGCAGCGTCCTGGCGGACCTCCAGGACCAGAAGTCCTCcctgcaggggctggctggTGACCTGCAGGGCGAGAAGGGGAAG AtcaggcagctggaggatgTGCTTCAAAAGCTGCAGGAGGCTGGATCTGCCTGCCAAGAGGATGACAAGGAGACTACACTGCACCTGGA GACCATGGTGCGGGAGCTACAGCAGGAAATGAGGGAGctgagggagcagcagctcacAAGCAAGGCCACGTTGGAGCAGAGGGTGACAGAGgtggctgcccagctgcaggagcag ctggacaAGCTGAAGGCGATGGAGAGGGGcgtggggcaggagcaggcagtgTGCCCCGACTGCAACATGAACGCCagtgggcagctggggcagctcctgcagtgctACAAGAAGCTCCAGGAGCAGGTGAACTCCATGTcacagcaggcagtgggcaAGGTGGCGCAGCAGCTGCCGGGGAGGAGCCAG CAGGAcaaggggctgctggagcacaTCCAGGCCAATGTCAGACAGACGCAAGAGGACTGTGACAGACTGAGCCATGTCACAGGGAATCTCGTAGCTGACTGTCAGCGGAAGCAGGGAGACCTAGAG GTTCTGTTCCAGTCTGTGGAAAGACTGCAGAGGGACAAAGCTGCGAAGGAAGACCTGGCGCTGGAACTGGAAGTG AAAGCAGACAAAGCTGCCCTGGCCGGCAAAGTCAACTGCACACAGTTTGAGTCCAACATAGAGCGACTGTACGAGACCATAGAGGAGATGCGGAGCCAGGTGAcgggccaggggcagggctggcagcaggtccagcagcagctcagtgagCTCCGTGAAGAGATGGACTCCAAG CTGGACTGCCTGGAGCTGGGGCCTTTCCAGCAGGAGCTagagaactggaagagaagCCTGAAGCAGTTCAAGGAGAGGCTACTGGCGATGCCTGACAGCGGAGCTGGGATTAAGAA gcagctgctggtcCCATTTAGCTGCCTGTCCTGTGACCGGCCCCTCAGCATGCTCGTGCCTGGCCT AACGAACCCTAcgctgccactgctgccaccactgcccccctgccccgctgcgTACCCCCATACCGCTGTCAAGGCAGAGGGAACtcaacagcagaaacacag AGAGCAGAAGCCTGAACGCCAGTACCCCACTGTGCCGCGGCAGCATGGTGGCCAGCACACCCTCGGTGCCCCGCTGCAGCGCAGCTCCACGCTCCAGCCTCACCCGCCCAGCACCCTGCGGCTGCACAAGTCCCACACCCAGCTCCCCATCCAGGTAGGGATGACAAAG ctcGGTGACGAAGTGGAgctggtgggccgggatggcCGCATCTACAAGGGCCGGCGGCCTCTACTCGTGGACAAGGAGG GCACCGCCACCTCACCTGAGCAGAAGCCAGCAATACCCTACAGCCAGCCGGGCCAGGCAGCACCGGGAATCTTCATCCAGCCCCTTCACCACAAGTCCAGCAGCATGCCAGCTGAGTGGGACTTGGGGTTCCTGGGCAAACCCACCCCCTCGAGCAGGAGCGCGAGCAGTCACAGGCAACAGCACTAA